From a single Miscanthus floridulus cultivar M001 chromosome 8, ASM1932011v1, whole genome shotgun sequence genomic region:
- the LOC136470571 gene encoding uncharacterized protein, protein MDGGSDRNIMYAKTLNMMGVDQMRLHPTRAPFHGIMPRKQAMPLGHINLPVTFRDQFNYKTEILTFEVVGFFGTFHAILGRPCNTKFMTVPNYTYLKLKMSGPHGVITVGTSL, encoded by the coding sequence atggatggaggtagcgaccgcaacatcatgtacgccaagacgctcaacATGATGGGCGTCGATCAGATGCGCCTCcacccaacccgagcacctttccatggcatcatgcctagaaagcaggccatgccactcgggcatATCAATCTACCTGTTACCTTTAGGGATCAATTCAATTATAAGACTgagatcctcaccttcgaggtggttgggttctttggaaccttccacgccatcctaggacgaccatgcaACACGAAGTTCAtgaccgtccccaactacacatacctcaagctgaagatgtcgggcccccatggggtcatcaccgtcggcacctccctCTAG